One part of the Uloborus diversus isolate 005 unplaced genomic scaffold, Udiv.v.3.1 scaffold_1331, whole genome shotgun sequence genome encodes these proteins:
- the LOC129232725 gene encoding zinc finger protein 271-like, translating to MHSNEKPYSCDYCKKKFSQLGHLKTHLRVHTREKPYSCEHCKKAFSVNSSLKLHLRTHTNEKPYSCEYCQKTFSFSSNLKTHLRTHTNEKPYTCEYCKKAFSNTSSLKSHLRIHTNEKPYSCEYCKKTFSHSFSFKKHLMMHTNEKPYSCYHCKKAFSVSSVLKVHMRIHTNEKPYSCEYCKKTFSFNSNLKSHLRTHTNEKPYSCNQCNKTFSQSSSLKSHLRVHTNEKPYSCEYCKKAFSVRTSLKKHLRIHTNEKPYSCQYCKMAFSESSTLKKHLRTHTNEKPYSCEYCKKTFSQVANMKMHLRIHTNEKPYSCGQCNKTFSQSSHLKIHLRTHTKEKPYSCEYCKTTFAHSSSLKKHLRIHTEEEPYSSH from the coding sequence ATGCACagtaatgaaaaaccatattcttgtgattattgtaaaaagaaattttctcagttAGGTcacttgaaaacacatttgagggtacacactagggaaaaaccatattcttgtgaacattgcaaaaaggcattttctgttaattcaagcttgaaattacatttgaggacacacactaacgaaaaaccatattcttgtgagtattgtcaGAAGACATTTTCCtttagttcaaatttgaaaacacatttaaggacacacacaaatgaaaaaccatatacttgtgagtattgtaaaaaggcattttctaatACTTCAAGtttgaaatcacatttgaggatacacactaatgaaaaaccgtattcttgtgaatattgtaaaaagacattttctcatagtttttctttcaaaaagcatttgatgatgcatactaatgaaaaaccatattcttgttatcattgtaaaaaggcattttctgttaGTTCGGTTTTGAAAGTACAtatgaggatacacactaatgaaaaaccatattcctgtgaatattgtaaaaagacattttcttttaattcaaatttgaaatctcatttgaggacacacactaatgagaaaccatattcatGTAATCAGTGTAATAAGACATTCTCTCAGAGTTCCAGTTTAAAATCACATTTGAGGgtgcacactaatgaaaaaccatattcttgtgagtattgtaaaaaggcattttctgttagaacaagtttgaaaaaacatttgaggatacatactaatgaaaaaccatattcttgtcaGTATTGTAAAATGGCATTTTCTGAAAGTTCtactttgaaaaagcatttgaggacacacacaaatgaaaaaccatattcctgtgagtattgtaaaaagacattttctcaggtGGCAAATATGAAAatgcatttgaggatacacactaatgagaaaccatattcttgtggtCAGTGTAACAAGACATTCTCTCAGAgttcacatttaaaaattcatttgaggactcacacaaaggaaaaaccatattcttgtgagtattgtaaaacaACATTTGCTCatagttcaag